Part of the Oncorhynchus mykiss isolate Arlee chromosome 12, USDA_OmykA_1.1, whole genome shotgun sequence genome, ctcggggattcgctcttgcaaccttccggttactggcccaacgctttaaccactaggctacctgccgcctctacactctaaccactaggctacctgccacctctacactctaaccactaggctacctgccgcccctacactctaaccactaggctacctgccgcccctacactctaaccactaggctacctgccacccctacactctaaccactaggctacctgccgcccctacactctaaccactaggctacctgccgcccctacactctaaccactagactacctgccacctctacactctaaccactaggctacctgccgcccctacactctaaccactaggctacctgccgcccctacactctaaccactaggctacctgccgcccctacactctaaccactaggctacctgccacccctacactctaaccactaggctacctgccacctctacactctaaccactaggctacctgccaccccaacactctaaccactaggctacctgccacccctacactctaaccactaggctacctgccacctctacactctaaccactaggctacctgccaccccaacactctaaccactaggctacctgccacctctacactctaaccactaggctacctgcggcccgacactctaaccactaggctacctgccgcccctacactctaaccactaggctacctgccgcccctacactctaaccactaggctacctgccgcccctacactctaaccactaggctacctgccgcccctacactctaaccactaggctacctgccgcccctacactctaaccactaggcttcctgccgctcCGGACTCATTAACAATTGAATGTTATGATACTACACAGCTTGTAGAACCAAAACATACCACCGCCTCTGCTCAACAAACTGGAACACAAATCGATTTGGGGGTGCTGCAGTTTGtgaattattttgtacatattaCCCTCACAGCCGTCAAGCCTCTGTAACGACTCGACGGAACGCCTTGGCAATCTAGACAGGCCGTACCTAGACCTCCTTCCACAAGGTATCAATAAATAATATCCTCTGTATGTATGGCAACCGCAAATGTACATTGCTTAAAGCCACTTTTACAAATGACGCCGCCAATAAGCCCCTTATTGTGAACGAGAGGCTTGTAGAATCATTTCGTCATTCACCGGTAGGGGGGTCCTGCGTGCTCTGGGCATTACTGACTCGCAAGAAATTAGTCGAAAgaggagttttttttatttatttaaatgagtCAAAGATCAGTCTGTAAAAAGAGCCAAACTTCCCATCACTACAATGCAAAATATTTCCCACAAACAGAACACTGGTggggtttctctccagtgtgaatttTCTGGTGAACTTTAAGAGAACCCAACGACATAAAGAAATCTCCACAAACAGAGCACGAATGCCTTCTTTCTTCATGTGTGGTCCTCATGTGGTCTCTCAGGGTTTTCGTCGTTGGGAAGCGTTTGCCACAATCGCTGCAGAGGCACGATGGATTCTCTGGTTGGTCGGTCTCTGGTTTCTCTCCCAAGTAAAGATGTTTTAGTTCATTTGATGACATAAGGGAACTGACACAAAGGGGACACTTATATGGATTCTCTCCTTTGTGAGTTCTCATATGCCTCGTCAGAACCGTCTTGTTTTGGAAACATTTGCCACACGCTTTGCAGGTATatgatttctcccctgtgtgcattCTCATGTGCAGTCTCAGGCTAATGTTATGACTGAAACATTTGCTACATTCTTTGCAGCTATTagatttctcccctgtgtgcgtCATCGTGTGTTTAACCAGGAGAGATTTGATGGGGAAACATTTGTTGCATTGAGTACATCCGTGAAGATTCTCTCCACCACTGTGAGTCATCATATGCAGTCTCAGGCTAATTTTATGACGGAAACATTTACCGCATTCCTGGCAACAAAacgatttctctcctgtgtgaattttCATGTGCATTCTCAGGTTACTGTTAACAGAAAAACATTTGCCACATTCTTCGCAGCTGTACGGTTTCACCCCTGTGTGAGTTCTCATGTGCAGTCTCAGGCTAATGTTATGACTGAAACATCTGTCACATTCGCTACAGCTAaaaggtttctcccctgtgtgcgtTCTCATGTGTTTAACCAGGTCTGACTTGACAGGGAAGCGTTTGTTGCATTGTGTGCAGCAGTGTGGTTTCTCTCCACTGTGAGTTCTCTCGTGGCGTTTTAGAATGGTTGTTGAAGTAAAGCACTTTTCACACACGGAACACTTAaaaggtttctcccctgtgtgagtcCTCACGTGCTCTTCTAAGCCCGTCTTTGTCCTGTAGCACTTGACACAATCATTGCAGCGATACGATTTCTCGTCGGTGTGAATTTTCTTGTGTTGTTTAAGGTTGTACTTTGATTTAAAGTGTTTTCCACATGTCGGACACTGGTATCGTTGATCTTCAGTGTGAATTCTCTGATGTTTCTTTAGGTCTTTCCCTGATTTAAAGTGTTTTCCACATGTCGGACACTGACTGGATTTCTCTACGCTGTGGCATCTCATATGAGTTTTCAGATGGTTTGGCAGTTTAAAACGTTTACTGCACACGTGGCACGTAGGCGATTCCTCGTCTGTGTGATTCTTCATATGTTTCTTCCATTGTTGCAACAAGTTAAACGATTGGCCACATTTCTTGCAGTGATGATTATTTTCAGTTGAGTGAATTCTCTGATGCGTTTTTAAACCGCCTCGTGTCTTATAGCGTTTACCGCACGCAGGACATTTGAACGGCTTCCTATTTGTGTGAGACTTCAACGGTTCTTTCAGCTCACTGGTTTTCTCGGCCTCAGTGCGGACTTGAGAGCTTTGTCCTGTCTCTGCCTGTGCCCTCCTTGATTTGAGGGTCTTTGACACAGGCTCCTCGCTCTCATCCTCATCCACACTTACAATGATTTCACTGTGAGCTGCCGAACAGTCTGGATTTActgcagagaggagcagagagtcACTGGTTGGTTCTGATACTCTGTAGTCCTCTCCATTAGGTTCTGTTTGGATCTGTTCAGTTGTGTTGGTGGGTAgagagtccctctctctctctctgtcctgatcAGAGTACTTTTCCACACAGGGAGGAGCAGTAAATATGAACTCTACAACATCTGTGGAATCAGACTCAAGTCTatgaagctgctcttcctcctgactCGTACTGATTTCCTCCTGACTCGTCCtgagttcctcctgttcctctttaatctgtgAGGGCTCTGTGTCCTGCTGCCCCAGACTGGGGCTCCACTCCTGCTCACAGTGCTGCTGCTCAGGGGGAACCTCCTCTTCAGGGACAGTTAGCTGCTGGGGGtctggagagaaggagacagaataATTAGCCAGTTagacaaaaacaaagacatttcataTTTATCCAAATACACTTGTGTGTCTACGCTCTGCTGAGGCTAGAGGGATATCATACAGCATATAGTAGTGAATCTAGCTGGGAGGTTGGCTGCTCTTTGCTTTGGCCACAATGACAAATGACAATGGATGAAAGGCCTTAGCTAGATATctacttacattaggctacatcacattccagagggcttagctagatatctacttacattaggctacatcacatcccagagggcttagctacttacattaggctacatcacatcccagagggtttagctacttacattaggctacatcacatcccagagggcttagctacttacattaggctacatcacatcccagagggcttagctagatatctacttacattaggctacattacatcccagagggcttagctacttacattaggctacatcacatcccagagggcttagctagatatctacttacattaggctacatcacaTCCCAGAGGGCTTAGCTAGATATCTACTTACATTAGTCTACATCACATCCCAGAGGGCTTAGctacttacattaggctacatcacattccagagggcttagctagatatctacttacatcccagagggcttagctagatatctacttacattaggctacattacatcccagagggcttagctacttacattaggctacatcacattccagagggcttagctagatatctacttacatcccagagggcttagctagatatctacttacattaggctacatcacaTCCCAGAGGCCTTAGctacttacattaggctacattacatcccagagggcttagctacttacattaggctacatcacatcccagagggcttagctagatatctacttacattaggctacatcacaTCCCAGAGGGCTTAGCTAGATATCTACTTACATTAGTCTACATCACATCCCAGAGGGCTTAGctacttacattaggctacatcacattccagagggcttagctagatatctacttacatcccagagggcttagctagatatctacttacattaggctacattacatcccagagggcttagctacttacattaggctacatcacattccagagggcttagctagatatctacttacatcccagagggcttagctagatatctacttacattaggctacatcacatcccagagggcttagctagatatctacttacatcccagagggcttagctagatatctacttacattaggctacatcacatcccagagggcttagctagatatctacttacattaggctacatcacatcccagagggcttagctagatatctacttacattaggctacatcacatcccagagggtttagctagatatctacttacattaggctacatcacatcccagagggcttagctagatatctacttacattaggctacatcacatcccagagggcttagctagatatctacttacattaggctacattacatcccagagggcttagctacttacattaggctacatcacatcccagagggcttagctagatatctacttacattaggctacatcacaTCCCAGAGGCCTTAGctacttacattaggctacattacatcccagagggcttagctagatatctacttacattaggctacattacatcccagagggcttagctacttacattaggctacatcacatcccagagggcttagctagatatctacttacattaggctacattacatCCCAGAGGCCTTAGctacttacattaggctacattacatcccagagggcttagctagatatctacttacattaggctacattacatcccagagggcttagctacttacattaggctacattacatcccagagggcttagctagatatctacttacattaggctacattacatcccagagggcttagctacttacattaggctacattacatcccagagggcttagctagatatctacttacattaggctacatcacatcccagagggcttagctagatatctacttacattaggctacatcacaTCCCAGAGGCCTTAGCTgcttacattaggctacattacatcccagagggcttagctagatatctacttacattaggctacatcacaTCCCAGAGGCCTTAGctacttacattaggctacattacatcccagagggcttagctagatatctacttacattaggctacatcacaTCCCAGAGGCCTTAGctacttacattaggctacattacatcccagagggcttagctagatatctacttacattaggctacattacatcccagagggcttagctacttacattaggctacattacatcccagagggcttagctagatatctacttacattaggctacattacatcccagagggcttagctacttacattaggctacattacatcccagagggcttagctagatatctacttacattaggctacatcacatcccagagggcttagctacttacattaggctacatcacatcccagagggcttagctagatatctacttacattaggctacatcacatcccagagggcttagctagatatctacttacattaggctgcattacatcccagagggcttagctacttacattaggctacatcacatcccagagggcttagctacttacattaggctacatcacaTCCCAGAGGCCTTAGctacttacattaggctacatcacatcccagagggcttagctagatatctacttacattaggctacattacatcccagagggcttagctacttacattaggctacatcacatcccagagggcttagctacttacattaggctacattacatcccagagggcttagctacttacattaggctacatcacatcccagagggcttagctacttacattaggctacatcacatcccagagggcttagctagatatctacttacattaggctacattacatcccagagggcttagctagatatctacttacattaggctacatcacaTCCCAGAGGCCTTAGctacttacattaggctacatcccagagggcttagctagatatctacttacattagcctacattacATCCCAGAGGGCTTAGCTAGATATCTACTTACATTAGTCTACATCACATCCCAGAGGGCTTAGctacttacattaggctacattacatcccagagggcttagctacttacattaggctacattacatcccagagggcttagctacttacattaggctacatcacatcccagagggcttagctacttacattaggctacatcacatcccagagggcttcgctagatatctacttacattaggctacatcacaTCCCAGAGGCCTTAGctacttacattaggctacatcacatcccagagggcttagctagatatctacttacattaggctacatcacaTCCCAGAGGCCTTAGctacttacattaggctacatcacaTCCCAGAGGGCTTAGCTAGATATCTACTTACATTAGGCCACATCACATTACTCTTATATGTGGTTGGCCAGCAAcacaccaccctgcatcccactgctggtttACCACTCAAGCTAAGCAGGgacggtccctggatgggagaccagctggaagtggtgttggcgGGACAGTTTGAGGCACTGTTTCCTCtagtctaaaaaaaaatatatcccgATGCCCcaaggcagtgattggggacattgccctgtgtagggtgctgtctttcagatgggacgttaaaacAGGTATTCTAGCTTAGCTGCTAACGGAAAGTCTGCTGATTAACACATTCCTTTCGATATTTTCATTTCAAATTCGCCGTTATAATGACCAACAGTCCAAGCCCACCGCCACAGGAAATGGAATTGTATTTAATTAACGTCTGGCTTCCCGCGGACTGTTCAGGTTTTTTTGCAAGGCAATTCAAAAGCAACACTAACGTAAATACGCCAATGCCAATTTGAATAGACAAAGCCATCGATCACGTGACACCgttcattcctatgtgaagactcaatagcgcATTTGAAGCCGGTTATGATGGCTTCTCATGTGGGAAACGGGGAACTCGGACAtatccgacttcagtgcgttcaaaacaactgggaactcgattTTTTTTTACGGTCATCtatttctagagctccgactttccgatcactgacgtcatgatttgaacTCGTATTTTCCGAGTTTCCatttgttttgaacgcggcattaaAGATGCGACGTTTTCAGCTACTCCAGAGAGTgacgttgcaggctagctcagtggtGCGCCCTCTCATTGAGTTTGTCAAGCTGAGGTTCAActggggtactgcaggctgccattacCTACTAAATTGTCCTTAACTTGTGTACATCTGGAGTAATGGGTTTTcgaaatgtgtttatttatacGAGGATTTGGCATGTGGATAAGAGCGAGGAACCTGTGTAAAGACCCTCAAATCAAGGAGGACACAGGCAGAGAAACGACAAAGCTCTCAAGTCTGCACTGAGGCCTAGAAAACCAGTGAGCTGAAAGAACCATTTAACTCTCACATTTCGAAATGTGTTTATTTACACGAAGGTCGGTATTTTCCTATTCACTATAATGGGTTGTCTTGTTTTCAGCGAACAATGCCGGCAGTACCGCGGGCGGCCTTGAAGTCCGTGCGGTAGCTTCCCTGGGAGGGGCATTCGTTCTCCCCTGAAATACACCAGCGTTGCTTTAAAAACAGCTCATTCTAGTCATGCTGTGGGCTAAACTAGCTGCCCCTCTCTGGTGGTTATTTGTTACCCGTGTAAAccaccccctctcgctctctttcaagACCTATCTACGAACCTGCTCCCAACTCCAGAAGAAGCCTCCGTAGACGTTCAATCTCCTGCTTTGAACTGGAGAGCTCTTGTTCTATCGTCGTTTCCACCGCCGCCATTATCTCAACAGTCACTGCTGCTAGTGGCTCCTGGTACTGAGCTATCCACCTTTCCTCTATCCCAAATATGTTCACGGCTGCCGATATTAATCGCTTGGCTATAAACACAGTCAACAACTGTGGTTTCGACATTTTCAAGAAACATTTATCTTGAGACTGTCGTCTATGGGCTTCTTCTTCTTTAAGGTTTAGACTACATCCTAAAATGCCCATTGCCGCCACCTACTGGGTGGCGTAAAAACTGATACTTtaaccaaaaaataaaataattatatatacagtaccagtcaaaagtttggacacacctactcattcaagggtttttctttattttttaaaactattttctacattgtagaaaaatagtgaagacatcagaactatgaaataacacatacggtatcatgtagtaaccaaaaaagtgttaaacaaatcatatattttagatccttcaaagtagccaacctttgccttgatgacagctttgcacactcttgacattctctcaaccagcttcatgaggtagtcacctggaatggatttAAATTAACagttgtgctttgttaaaagtgcatttctggaatttctttccttcttaatgtgtttgagccagtctgttgtgttgtgacaaggtaggggtagtatacagaagatagcccgatttggtaaaagaccaagtccatattatggcaagaacagctcaaataagcaaagagaaatgacagcccatcattactttgagaCATGATGAGTCAATATgggaaatgtcaagaactttgaaagtttcttcaagtgcagtcgtaaaaaccaccaagcactatgatgaaactggctctcatgaggacctattaaataataataataagacaaCTAGACTTAGCTTTTAAGTATTGCTTACTAAAGAATTTCTAAATAAAACCAATTAAATGGATTTTAACACACTTGTGTGAAATCCTAtgccactgtgattattattatttgaccctgctggtcatctaggaACGTTtcaacatcttgaccatgttctgttataatctccacccggcacaggcagaagaagactggccacccctcatagcctggttcctctccacccggcacagccagaagaggactggccacccctcagagcctggttcctctctaggtttcttcccatGTTCctgactttctagggagtttttcctagctccgtgcttctacacctgcattgcttgctgtttggggttttaggctgggtttctgtacagcactttgtaacatcagctgatgtacgaaggccTTTATAAATACAGTTCATTGATCATCTTCTACCGAGGTAACTGTTGCCCCTTTTCTAAAAACAAAGTTTTgtgaaataacaaaaaataagTGTAAACTGTAGATATTTATTTCCCTTTATAGTTTATTGGCCTACGCATAACCTTCATCCACATACCATTTCTTTTCCAAACATTGCTTTCTTGTGTCAGCAATTAGACATTGATCTTAGGGAAGGGCTAGTTACCCCCCAGTACCCTAGGTAATAAACTGCGCTGCCTGTTGGATGCATAGACTAGAGCAAAAACTAGACATTATAATAGCCTATCTAATAGACCCAATGAAATGAGAGATGCGCGTGGTTATTTGTTGCATAGCTACTTTGGGAACGTGAACTCATCATGGCCAGAAAAGGTGAGAAATGTATCATGCAGCGGTTATGGTATatagtacattcggaaagtattcagaccccttgactttttacacattttgttacgttacagccttgttctacagccaatctacacacaataccccgtaatgacaaatcaacaacagaaatgtcacatttatacataagtgttcagaccctttactcagtactttgttgaagcacctttggtagcgattacagtctagtcttctttggtatgacactacaagcttggcacacctgtatttctcccattcttctcggcagatcctctcaagctctgtcaggttggatggggagcgtcgctgcacagctattttcaggtctctccagagatgtttgattgggttcaagtcggggttttggttgggccactcaaggacattcagagacttgtccccaagccactcctgtgttgtcttggctgtgtgcttagggtcgttgtcctgttggaaggtgaaccttcaccccagtctgaggtcctgagcgctctggagcaggttttcatcaaggctcaatttcgagtcaaaaagcaaaggggctgaatacttatgtaaataaggtatttattttctgttttcattttgtcattatgggggattgTGACGTCATtgcggggtattgtgatgtcattatggggtattgtgatgtcactatggggtattgtgtgtatattgatgtgtttttattttttatttaacccattttagaatagggctgtaacaaaatgtggaaaatgtcaagcggtctgagtactttcagaa contains:
- the LOC110487147 gene encoding oocyte zinc finger protein XlCOF6 isoform X1, translating into MSKPQLLTVFIAKRLISAAVNIFGIEERWIAQYQEPLAAVTVEIMAAVETTIEQELSSSKQEIERLRRLLLELGADPQQLTVPEEEVPPEQQHCEQEWSPSLGQQDTEPSQIKEEQEELRTSQEEISTSQEEEQLHRLESDSTDVVEFIFTAPPCVEKYSDQDRERERDSLPTNTTEQIQTEPNGEDYRVSEPTSDSLLLSAVNPDCSAAHSEIIVSVDEDESEEPVSKTLKSRRAQAETGQSSQVRTEAEKTSELKEPLKSHTNRKPFKCPACGKRYKTRGGLKTHQRIHSTENNHHCKKCGQSFNLLQQWKKHMKNHTDEESPTCHVCSKRFKLPNHLKTHMRCHSVEKSSQCPTCGKHFKSGKDLKKHQRIHTEDQRYQCPTCGKHFKSKYNLKQHKKIHTDEKSYRCNDCVKCYRTKTGLEEHVRTHTGEKPFKCSVCEKCFTSTTILKRHERTHSGEKPHCCTQCNKRFPVKSDLVKHMRTHTGEKPFSCSECDRCFSHNISLRLHMRTHTGVKPYSCEECGKCFSVNSNLRMHMKIHTGEKSFCCQECGKCFRHKISLRLHMMTHSGGENLHGCTQCNKCFPIKSLLVKHTMTHTGEKSNSCKECSKCFSHNISLRLHMRMHTGEKSYTCKACGKCFQNKTVLTRHMRTHKGENPYKCPLCVSSLMSSNELKHLYLGEKPETDQPENPSCLCSDCGKRFPTTKTLRDHMRTTHEERRHSCSVCGDFFMSLGSLKVHQKIHTGEKPHQCSVCGKYFAL
- the LOC110487147 gene encoding uncharacterized protein LOC110487147 isoform X2, whose product is MSKPQLLTVFIAKRLISAAVNIFGIEERWIAQYQEPLAAVTVEIMAAVETTIEQELSSSKQEIERLRRLLLELGADPQQLTVPEEEVPPEQQHCEQEWSPSLGQQDTEPSQIKEEQEELRTSQEEISVPFSCLGI